The sequence below is a genomic window from Prochlorococcus marinus CUG1438.
CGGGCACAGAAAATTTATCCGCTGTTTGAACTATCAATGAATTAAAAAATCTTAGTTCCTTTTGCAATAACCCCGCAGCTCTATCAGAACTTAAAGACCCAAAACTATTGCTACAGACCAGTTCTCCAAATTCATCTGTATGATGAGCTGGAGTTGATTTGAAAGGTCTCATTTCAACTAATTTTACTGGTACCCCAGAATTTGCCACCTGCCAAGCAGCTTCAGAACCTGCAAGACCTGCACCAATAATTATTACTTCTTTATCTCTCAAATTGGATTAATCCTTACCCAGAAAGTCTCTATTGAATTGCTCTCTTGCCGGTTTCTGTATATTAAATATGACCCAAGCTAAAGCAGCGATAACTGGTGCGAAAACTACGATTGTTCTAAGCATTTTTGAATTTCTATTGATTAAGTAATATTTTACCTTTCAACTGTAAATATAGAGAGAAATTTTAATTTTTTATTTCATAAGTTAAGAATTGTTTTTCTATTGTTCAACTGGAGATAAAAAGTTGTTTTTTTTACCTTAAAAAGGGATAATTTCATATGTACTCAATTTTACAAAATGGGTCGCTAGCTCAGCGGTAGAGCATCCGGCTTTTAACCGGCTGGTCCTGAGTTCGAATCTCAGGCGACCCACATTCATAAAATTGAGTAAATGCTATAAGTTATTCCTAATAATTTAAAGTTTCAAGTAAAAAAAAACATCCCAAACAAAAAAAGAATTAAAGACTCCTTTTCTTACAGAAAATGCAAATAAAATAAATTATTAGCTATACATTTTTGTCACATTTCTGCCAAAAATAAGGATTTTTGATTACTAGAACTTATTTTCTGAAATTTTTAAAATAAATACTTTACAAAGCTTCATAAAACCTGTTACAATCATTTACATAAATATTTTTTTTATCATGACTCCAGAAGCAGAACGTTTTAATGGTTGGGCAGCAATGTTGGGTTTTGTAGCAGCAGTTGGTGCATATGTCACAACAGGTCAAATAATTCCTGGTTGGTTCTAGGTTTTATACCGATAAAACTTTATAAACTTCTAAATTTATTAAATTTATTCAAAGTTTATCCATTATTAATGTTTTTACAGAAACTAATAAAGCCAACATTTTGTTGGCTTTTTTTTTTAAAAAAGCACTACTCGGTTCTATAAAAAACAAGTTACTAAGTAAATTGATTAAATCATTAATGAAAGCCTAAATGGTCTTCTCGCAATTATTGGTTCTTGGCTGAAATTATTAATTAGATATTATTTAGTGGAAAATGCAAGAAATAATTTTTATTAGGACTTGTATTATATTTTTTTGAAAAATTCTTATATTTTGTCAAATATATAATATCTTTAAAATCATTAAACTATATTGTTTATTAGTTAAATCATTAAAAATCTATTCTTTTAAGGGTGTTTTTTTATCT
It includes:
- a CDS encoding photosystem II protein Y, with translation MLRTIVVFAPVIAALAWVIFNIQKPAREQFNRDFLGKD
- a CDS encoding high light inducible protein → MTPEAERFNGWAAMLGFVAAVGAYVTTGQIIPGWF